One genomic segment of Brachyhypopomus gauderio isolate BG-103 chromosome 19, BGAUD_0.2, whole genome shotgun sequence includes these proteins:
- the clcn2a gene encoding chloride channel protein 2a isoform X3 — MARGRAEERVLQYQQTLMYGRYTQELGAYAKEEAARLREDGGIRRATSVRSQTPEQLEDEKDPCAKCQLCTSRCQRFLISRVGEDWIFLILLGLLMALVSWIMDYTIAFCQQAQKWMYGGLDSNMLLQYLAWVTYPVVLITFSAGFTQILAPQAVGSGIPEMKTILRGVVLKEYLTFKTFVAKVIGLTCALGSGMPLGKEGPFVHVASLCAALLSKFMALFGGIYMNELRNTEMLSAACAVGVGCCFAAPIGGVLFSIEVTSTFFAVRNYWRGFFAATFSAFIFRVLAVWNKDEETITALFKTRFRLDFPFDLQELPAFAVLGIASGFGGALFVYLNRIIVESMRKQKTINKFLLKKRLVYPAFVTLLVSTLTFPPGFGQFMAGQLTQHESLVALFDNRTWYKQGVAEEFEYVSQPQAWKHPQVSVFITLLLFIVMKFWMSAVATTMPVPCGAFMPVFLIGAAFGRLVGESMAAVFPDGIHTDSTVYPIVPGGYAVVGAAALSGAVTHTVSTAVIVFELTGQISHILPVMIAVILANAVAQSLQPSLYDSIIRIQKLPYLPELGWGQEKYNIRVEDIMVRDVRYITLTSTYRDLQESLLNGQLKTLALVESADSMILLGSIERSQLQSLLSEQLGQARRLEYLRERAQDNGTHVPSLSQDSTPKASRGVRFLISTEESSYSPTLTNSQIPLKSALKTVSAVSNTETLNSSPSLSSGESAKEQVESNANGSSEAPKRSRRPKRVKITMADTPDVEDDMSTAEIAEWEEQQLDEAVNFNNCKIDPAPFQLVERTSLHKTHTIFSLLGLDHAYVTSTGRLVGVVSLKELRKAIEGSVTVTGVKVRPPLASFRDSGTSSSVSEVTELHKLWSRHRSLSLPREPNMPDLGDQLEQPSEGSLVNETDCTELSSQNSPLHTEDQSQLSYADATPQEEEQSELPCDCEHTLHLENFSESANEHGLAKNEELPCEGRPSDTENQPE, encoded by the exons ATGTATGGACGCTACACCCAGGAGCTGGGAGCCTACGCCAAGGAGGAGGCGGCCCGGCTGCGTGAAGATGGTGGCATCCGCAGAGCCACCAGCGTCCGCAGCCAGACCCCAGAACAGCTGGAGGACGAGAAGGACCCGTGTGCAAAGTGCCAGT tgTGCACCTCACGCTGTCAGAGGTTCCTCATCTCCAGAGTGGGTGAGGACTGGATCTTCCTCATCCTTCTGGGTCTCCTGATGGCGCTGGTCAGCTGGATCATGGACTACACCATCGCCTTCTGTCAGCAAG CACAGAAGTGGATGTATGGAGGTCTGGATAGTAATATGCTGCTGCAGTATCTGGCCTGGGTCACCTACCCTGTTGTTCTCATCACCTTCTCTGCAGGATTCACACAGATACTCGCACCGCAAGCAGTGg GCTCTGGGATTCCAGAGATGAAAACCATCCTTCGTGGTGTGGTGCTGAAAGAATACTTGACGTTTAAAACCTTTGTGGCCAAAGTCATCGGCTTGACTTGTGCCTTAGGCAGTGGGATGCCTCTGGGAAAAGAG GGACCTTTTGTTCACGTTGCAAGTCTCTGTGCTGCACTGCTCAGCAAATTCATGGCGCTATTTGGGGGAATTTACATG AATGAGCTGCGGAATACTGAGATGCTGTCTGCAGCTTGTGCAGTTGGGGTTGGCTGCTGTTTTGCTGCCCCTATTGGAG GTGTGTTATTTAGCATCGAGGTGACCTCCACGTTCTTCGCCGTGAGGAACTACTGGAGGGGCTTCTTCGCTGCCACGTTCAGTGCCTTCATCTTCAGGGTGCTGGCAGTATGGAACAAGGACGAGG AGACGATCACCGCTCTCTTTAAAACACGCTTCCGTCTGGACTTCCCGTTTGACCTTCAGGAACTCCCGGCGTTTGCTGTGCTGGG GATTGCCAGTGGTTTCGGGGGAGCTTTGTTTGTGTACCTGAACAGAATAATAGTGGAGTCAATGAGAAAGCAAAAAACCATCAATAAGTTTCTGCTGAAGAA ACGGCTGGTGTACCCCGCCTTCGTCACTCTTCTAGTGTCAACTCTCACCTTTCCCCCGGGGTTTGGACAGTTCATGGCGGGCCAG CTGACTCAACACGAGTCGCTAGTGGCACTCTTTGACAACCGAACGTGGTACAAGCAAGGCGTGGCAGAGGAGTTCGAGTACGTTAGCCAGCCCCAGGCATGGAAGCATCCGCAGGTCAGCGTCTTCATCACACTTCTCCTCTTCATCGTGATGAAG TTCTGGATGTCCGCTGTAGCCACTACCATGCCAGTACCCTGTGGAGCTTTCATGCCAGTCTTCCTCATCG GTGCTGCATTCGGCCGTTTGGTTGGTGAAAGCATGGCCGCTGTCTTCCCTGACGGAATACACACTGACAGCACTGTATATCCCATAGTTCCCGGCGGCTATGCTGTTGTAG GGGCTGCTGCACTTTCCGGAGCGGTTACTCACACGGTGTCCACGGCCGTCATCGTGTTCGAACTGACCGGGCAGATCTCGCACATCCTGCCGGTGATGATCGCCGTCATACTGGCCAATGCTGTGGCCCAGAGCCTGCAGCCCTCACTATACGACTCCATCATCAGAATCCAGAAGCTTCCGTACCTACCCGAACTGGGCTGGGGGCAGGA GAAGTATAATATCCGGGTAGAAGACATCATGGTGAGAGACGTGCGTTACATCACGCTGACTTCCACATACCGGGACCTGCAGGAGTCTCTGCTGAATGGACAGCTGAAGACCCTCGCATTGGTGGAGTCTGCAG ACTCCATGATCCTGCTGGGTTCCATTGAACGTTCCCAGCTCCAGTCTTTGCTCTCTGAGCAGCTGGGTCAAGCCCGCAGGCTGGAGTATCTACGGGAACGTGCCCAGGACAATGGCACCCATGTCCCGTCCTTGTCTCAGGACTCCACGCCGAAGGCCAGCCGCGGAGTTCGATTCTTG ATTTCTACTGAGGAATCTTCCTATAGCCCCACTCTGACCAACTCCCAGATTCCCCTCAAATCTGCTCTCAAGACAGTGTCGGCAGTCAGCAACACAGAGACTCTAAACA GCTCTCCAAGTCTATCCAGTGGGGAGTCGGccaaggagcaggtggag AGCAACGCTAACGGTAGCTCTGAGGCTCCTAAGAGGAGCAGGAGGCCCAAGCGTGTGAAGATAACTATGGCG GATACTCCTGATGTTGAGGATGATATGTCAACAGCAGAG ATAGCCGAATGGGAGGAGCAGCAATTGGATGAAGCTGTAAACTTCAACAACTGTAAAATAGACCCCGCCCCTTTTCAGCTTGTGGAGCGTACATCTTTACATAAA acacacaccatttTCTCATTGCTCGGTCTGGATCACGCTTATGTCACAAGCACCGGAAGGCTTGTCGGCGTTGTGTCTCTGAAAGAG CTGCGGAAGGCCATTGAGGGTTCAGTGACAGTAACAGGGGTGAAGGTCCGCCCCCCGCTGGCAAGTTTCCGTGACAGCGGAACCAGCAGCAGCGTTTCCGAGGTTACCGAGCTCCACAAGCTCTGGAGTCGTCACAGGAGCCTGTCATTACCACGGGAACCCAACATGCCCGATCTGGGAGACCAGTTGGAGCAGCCGTCCGAAGGCAGCCTGGTGAATGAGACGGACTGCACTGAGCTGTCCAGTCAGAACAGCCCTTTACATACGGAGGACCAATCACAGCTGTCATACGCCGATGCCACACCCCAAGAAGAGGAGCAGTCAGAGCTTCCCTGTGATTGCGAGCACACTCTCCACCTCGAGAACTTTTCCGAGTCAGCCAATGAACATGGCTTGGCCAAAAATGAGGAACTACCATGCGAAGGTCGTCCTTCAGACACTGAGAATCAGCCTGAATGA
- the clcn2a gene encoding chloride channel protein 2a isoform X4: protein MSTDVFEMYGRYTQELGAYAKEEAARLREDGGIRRATSVRSQTPEQLEDEKDPCAKCQLCTSRCQRFLISRVGEDWIFLILLGLLMALVSWIMDYTIAFCQQAQKWMYGGLDSNMLLQYLAWVTYPVVLITFSAGFTQILAPQAVGSGIPEMKTILRGVVLKEYLTFKTFVAKVIGLTCALGSGMPLGKEGPFVHVASLCAALLSKFMALFGGIYMLKEEPFEGNKNELRNTEMLSAACAVGVGCCFAAPIGGVLFSIEVTSTFFAVRNYWRGFFAATFSAFIFRVLAVWNKDEETITALFKTRFRLDFPFDLQELPAFAVLGIASGFGGALFVYLNRIIVESMRKQKTINKFLLKKRLVYPAFVTLLVSTLTFPPGFGQFMAGQLTQHESLVALFDNRTWYKQGVAEEFEYVSQPQAWKHPQVSVFITLLLFIVMKFWMSAVATTMPVPCGAFMPVFLIGAAFGRLVGESMAAVFPDGIHTDSTVYPIVPGGYAVVGAAALSGAVTHTVSTAVIVFELTGQISHILPVMIAVILANAVAQSLQPSLYDSIIRIQKLPYLPELGWGQEKYNIRVEDIMVRDVRYITLTSTYRDLQESLLNGQLKTLALVESADSMILLGSIERSQLQSLLSEQLGQARRLEYLRERAQDNGTHVPSLSQDSTPKASRGVRFLISTEESSYSPTLTNSQIPLKSALKTVSAVSNTETLNSSPSLSSGESAKEQVESNANGSSEAPKRSRRPKRVKITMADTPDVEDDMSTAEIAEWEEQQLDEAVNFNNCKIDPAPFQLVERTSLHKTHTIFSLLGLDHAYVTSTGRLVGVVSLKELRKAIEGSVTVTGVKVRPPLASFRDSGTSSSVSEVTELHKLWSRHRSLSLPREPNMPDLGDQLEQPSEGSLVNETDCTELSSQNSPLHTEDQSQLSYADATPQEEEQSELPCDCEHTLHLENFSESANEHGLAKNEELPCEGRPSDTENQPE from the exons ATGTATGGACGCTACACCCAGGAGCTGGGAGCCTACGCCAAGGAGGAGGCGGCCCGGCTGCGTGAAGATGGTGGCATCCGCAGAGCCACCAGCGTCCGCAGCCAGACCCCAGAACAGCTGGAGGACGAGAAGGACCCGTGTGCAAAGTGCCAGT tgTGCACCTCACGCTGTCAGAGGTTCCTCATCTCCAGAGTGGGTGAGGACTGGATCTTCCTCATCCTTCTGGGTCTCCTGATGGCGCTGGTCAGCTGGATCATGGACTACACCATCGCCTTCTGTCAGCAAG CACAGAAGTGGATGTATGGAGGTCTGGATAGTAATATGCTGCTGCAGTATCTGGCCTGGGTCACCTACCCTGTTGTTCTCATCACCTTCTCTGCAGGATTCACACAGATACTCGCACCGCAAGCAGTGg GCTCTGGGATTCCAGAGATGAAAACCATCCTTCGTGGTGTGGTGCTGAAAGAATACTTGACGTTTAAAACCTTTGTGGCCAAAGTCATCGGCTTGACTTGTGCCTTAGGCAGTGGGATGCCTCTGGGAAAAGAG GGACCTTTTGTTCACGTTGCAAGTCTCTGTGCTGCACTGCTCAGCAAATTCATGGCGCTATTTGGGGGAATTTACA TGCTGAAGGAAGAGCCCTTTGAGGGAAACAAG AATGAGCTGCGGAATACTGAGATGCTGTCTGCAGCTTGTGCAGTTGGGGTTGGCTGCTGTTTTGCTGCCCCTATTGGAG GTGTGTTATTTAGCATCGAGGTGACCTCCACGTTCTTCGCCGTGAGGAACTACTGGAGGGGCTTCTTCGCTGCCACGTTCAGTGCCTTCATCTTCAGGGTGCTGGCAGTATGGAACAAGGACGAGG AGACGATCACCGCTCTCTTTAAAACACGCTTCCGTCTGGACTTCCCGTTTGACCTTCAGGAACTCCCGGCGTTTGCTGTGCTGGG GATTGCCAGTGGTTTCGGGGGAGCTTTGTTTGTGTACCTGAACAGAATAATAGTGGAGTCAATGAGAAAGCAAAAAACCATCAATAAGTTTCTGCTGAAGAA ACGGCTGGTGTACCCCGCCTTCGTCACTCTTCTAGTGTCAACTCTCACCTTTCCCCCGGGGTTTGGACAGTTCATGGCGGGCCAG CTGACTCAACACGAGTCGCTAGTGGCACTCTTTGACAACCGAACGTGGTACAAGCAAGGCGTGGCAGAGGAGTTCGAGTACGTTAGCCAGCCCCAGGCATGGAAGCATCCGCAGGTCAGCGTCTTCATCACACTTCTCCTCTTCATCGTGATGAAG TTCTGGATGTCCGCTGTAGCCACTACCATGCCAGTACCCTGTGGAGCTTTCATGCCAGTCTTCCTCATCG GTGCTGCATTCGGCCGTTTGGTTGGTGAAAGCATGGCCGCTGTCTTCCCTGACGGAATACACACTGACAGCACTGTATATCCCATAGTTCCCGGCGGCTATGCTGTTGTAG GGGCTGCTGCACTTTCCGGAGCGGTTACTCACACGGTGTCCACGGCCGTCATCGTGTTCGAACTGACCGGGCAGATCTCGCACATCCTGCCGGTGATGATCGCCGTCATACTGGCCAATGCTGTGGCCCAGAGCCTGCAGCCCTCACTATACGACTCCATCATCAGAATCCAGAAGCTTCCGTACCTACCCGAACTGGGCTGGGGGCAGGA GAAGTATAATATCCGGGTAGAAGACATCATGGTGAGAGACGTGCGTTACATCACGCTGACTTCCACATACCGGGACCTGCAGGAGTCTCTGCTGAATGGACAGCTGAAGACCCTCGCATTGGTGGAGTCTGCAG ACTCCATGATCCTGCTGGGTTCCATTGAACGTTCCCAGCTCCAGTCTTTGCTCTCTGAGCAGCTGGGTCAAGCCCGCAGGCTGGAGTATCTACGGGAACGTGCCCAGGACAATGGCACCCATGTCCCGTCCTTGTCTCAGGACTCCACGCCGAAGGCCAGCCGCGGAGTTCGATTCTTG ATTTCTACTGAGGAATCTTCCTATAGCCCCACTCTGACCAACTCCCAGATTCCCCTCAAATCTGCTCTCAAGACAGTGTCGGCAGTCAGCAACACAGAGACTCTAAACA GCTCTCCAAGTCTATCCAGTGGGGAGTCGGccaaggagcaggtggag AGCAACGCTAACGGTAGCTCTGAGGCTCCTAAGAGGAGCAGGAGGCCCAAGCGTGTGAAGATAACTATGGCG GATACTCCTGATGTTGAGGATGATATGTCAACAGCAGAG ATAGCCGAATGGGAGGAGCAGCAATTGGATGAAGCTGTAAACTTCAACAACTGTAAAATAGACCCCGCCCCTTTTCAGCTTGTGGAGCGTACATCTTTACATAAA acacacaccatttTCTCATTGCTCGGTCTGGATCACGCTTATGTCACAAGCACCGGAAGGCTTGTCGGCGTTGTGTCTCTGAAAGAG CTGCGGAAGGCCATTGAGGGTTCAGTGACAGTAACAGGGGTGAAGGTCCGCCCCCCGCTGGCAAGTTTCCGTGACAGCGGAACCAGCAGCAGCGTTTCCGAGGTTACCGAGCTCCACAAGCTCTGGAGTCGTCACAGGAGCCTGTCATTACCACGGGAACCCAACATGCCCGATCTGGGAGACCAGTTGGAGCAGCCGTCCGAAGGCAGCCTGGTGAATGAGACGGACTGCACTGAGCTGTCCAGTCAGAACAGCCCTTTACATACGGAGGACCAATCACAGCTGTCATACGCCGATGCCACACCCCAAGAAGAGGAGCAGTCAGAGCTTCCCTGTGATTGCGAGCACACTCTCCACCTCGAGAACTTTTCCGAGTCAGCCAATGAACATGGCTTGGCCAAAAATGAGGAACTACCATGCGAAGGTCGTCCTTCAGACACTGAGAATCAGCCTGAATGA
- the clcn2a gene encoding chloride channel protein 2a isoform X1, translated as MARGRAEERVLQYQQTLMYGRYTQELGAYAKEEAARLREDGGIRRATSVRSQTPEQLEDEKDPCAKCQLCTSRCQRFLISRVGEDWIFLILLGLLMALVSWIMDYTIAFCQQAQKWMYGGLDSNMLLQYLAWVTYPVVLITFSAGFTQILAPQAVGSGIPEMKTILRGVVLKEYLTFKTFVAKVIGLTCALGSGMPLGKEGPFVHVASLCAALLSKFMALFGGIYMLKEEPFEGNKNELRNTEMLSAACAVGVGCCFAAPIGGVLFSIEVTSTFFAVRNYWRGFFAATFSAFIFRVLAVWNKDEETITALFKTRFRLDFPFDLQELPAFAVLGIASGFGGALFVYLNRIIVESMRKQKTINKFLLKKRLVYPAFVTLLVSTLTFPPGFGQFMAGQLTQHESLVALFDNRTWYKQGVAEEFEYVSQPQAWKHPQVSVFITLLLFIVMKFWMSAVATTMPVPCGAFMPVFLIGAAFGRLVGESMAAVFPDGIHTDSTVYPIVPGGYAVVGAAALSGAVTHTVSTAVIVFELTGQISHILPVMIAVILANAVAQSLQPSLYDSIIRIQKLPYLPELGWGQEKYNIRVEDIMVRDVRYITLTSTYRDLQESLLNGQLKTLALVESADSMILLGSIERSQLQSLLSEQLGQARRLEYLRERAQDNGTHVPSLSQDSTPKASRGVRFLISTEESSYSPTLTNSQIPLKSALKTVSAVSNTETLNSSPSLSSGESAKEQVESNANGSSEAPKRSRRPKRVKITMADTPDVEDDMSTAEIAEWEEQQLDEAVNFNNCKIDPAPFQLVERTSLHKTHTIFSLLGLDHAYVTSTGRLVGVVSLKELRKAIEGSVTVTGVKVRPPLASFRDSGTSSSVSEVTELHKLWSRHRSLSLPREPNMPDLGDQLEQPSEGSLVNETDCTELSSQNSPLHTEDQSQLSYADATPQEEEQSELPCDCEHTLHLENFSESANEHGLAKNEELPCEGRPSDTENQPE; from the exons ATGTATGGACGCTACACCCAGGAGCTGGGAGCCTACGCCAAGGAGGAGGCGGCCCGGCTGCGTGAAGATGGTGGCATCCGCAGAGCCACCAGCGTCCGCAGCCAGACCCCAGAACAGCTGGAGGACGAGAAGGACCCGTGTGCAAAGTGCCAGT tgTGCACCTCACGCTGTCAGAGGTTCCTCATCTCCAGAGTGGGTGAGGACTGGATCTTCCTCATCCTTCTGGGTCTCCTGATGGCGCTGGTCAGCTGGATCATGGACTACACCATCGCCTTCTGTCAGCAAG CACAGAAGTGGATGTATGGAGGTCTGGATAGTAATATGCTGCTGCAGTATCTGGCCTGGGTCACCTACCCTGTTGTTCTCATCACCTTCTCTGCAGGATTCACACAGATACTCGCACCGCAAGCAGTGg GCTCTGGGATTCCAGAGATGAAAACCATCCTTCGTGGTGTGGTGCTGAAAGAATACTTGACGTTTAAAACCTTTGTGGCCAAAGTCATCGGCTTGACTTGTGCCTTAGGCAGTGGGATGCCTCTGGGAAAAGAG GGACCTTTTGTTCACGTTGCAAGTCTCTGTGCTGCACTGCTCAGCAAATTCATGGCGCTATTTGGGGGAATTTACA TGCTGAAGGAAGAGCCCTTTGAGGGAAACAAG AATGAGCTGCGGAATACTGAGATGCTGTCTGCAGCTTGTGCAGTTGGGGTTGGCTGCTGTTTTGCTGCCCCTATTGGAG GTGTGTTATTTAGCATCGAGGTGACCTCCACGTTCTTCGCCGTGAGGAACTACTGGAGGGGCTTCTTCGCTGCCACGTTCAGTGCCTTCATCTTCAGGGTGCTGGCAGTATGGAACAAGGACGAGG AGACGATCACCGCTCTCTTTAAAACACGCTTCCGTCTGGACTTCCCGTTTGACCTTCAGGAACTCCCGGCGTTTGCTGTGCTGGG GATTGCCAGTGGTTTCGGGGGAGCTTTGTTTGTGTACCTGAACAGAATAATAGTGGAGTCAATGAGAAAGCAAAAAACCATCAATAAGTTTCTGCTGAAGAA ACGGCTGGTGTACCCCGCCTTCGTCACTCTTCTAGTGTCAACTCTCACCTTTCCCCCGGGGTTTGGACAGTTCATGGCGGGCCAG CTGACTCAACACGAGTCGCTAGTGGCACTCTTTGACAACCGAACGTGGTACAAGCAAGGCGTGGCAGAGGAGTTCGAGTACGTTAGCCAGCCCCAGGCATGGAAGCATCCGCAGGTCAGCGTCTTCATCACACTTCTCCTCTTCATCGTGATGAAG TTCTGGATGTCCGCTGTAGCCACTACCATGCCAGTACCCTGTGGAGCTTTCATGCCAGTCTTCCTCATCG GTGCTGCATTCGGCCGTTTGGTTGGTGAAAGCATGGCCGCTGTCTTCCCTGACGGAATACACACTGACAGCACTGTATATCCCATAGTTCCCGGCGGCTATGCTGTTGTAG GGGCTGCTGCACTTTCCGGAGCGGTTACTCACACGGTGTCCACGGCCGTCATCGTGTTCGAACTGACCGGGCAGATCTCGCACATCCTGCCGGTGATGATCGCCGTCATACTGGCCAATGCTGTGGCCCAGAGCCTGCAGCCCTCACTATACGACTCCATCATCAGAATCCAGAAGCTTCCGTACCTACCCGAACTGGGCTGGGGGCAGGA GAAGTATAATATCCGGGTAGAAGACATCATGGTGAGAGACGTGCGTTACATCACGCTGACTTCCACATACCGGGACCTGCAGGAGTCTCTGCTGAATGGACAGCTGAAGACCCTCGCATTGGTGGAGTCTGCAG ACTCCATGATCCTGCTGGGTTCCATTGAACGTTCCCAGCTCCAGTCTTTGCTCTCTGAGCAGCTGGGTCAAGCCCGCAGGCTGGAGTATCTACGGGAACGTGCCCAGGACAATGGCACCCATGTCCCGTCCTTGTCTCAGGACTCCACGCCGAAGGCCAGCCGCGGAGTTCGATTCTTG ATTTCTACTGAGGAATCTTCCTATAGCCCCACTCTGACCAACTCCCAGATTCCCCTCAAATCTGCTCTCAAGACAGTGTCGGCAGTCAGCAACACAGAGACTCTAAACA GCTCTCCAAGTCTATCCAGTGGGGAGTCGGccaaggagcaggtggag AGCAACGCTAACGGTAGCTCTGAGGCTCCTAAGAGGAGCAGGAGGCCCAAGCGTGTGAAGATAACTATGGCG GATACTCCTGATGTTGAGGATGATATGTCAACAGCAGAG ATAGCCGAATGGGAGGAGCAGCAATTGGATGAAGCTGTAAACTTCAACAACTGTAAAATAGACCCCGCCCCTTTTCAGCTTGTGGAGCGTACATCTTTACATAAA acacacaccatttTCTCATTGCTCGGTCTGGATCACGCTTATGTCACAAGCACCGGAAGGCTTGTCGGCGTTGTGTCTCTGAAAGAG CTGCGGAAGGCCATTGAGGGTTCAGTGACAGTAACAGGGGTGAAGGTCCGCCCCCCGCTGGCAAGTTTCCGTGACAGCGGAACCAGCAGCAGCGTTTCCGAGGTTACCGAGCTCCACAAGCTCTGGAGTCGTCACAGGAGCCTGTCATTACCACGGGAACCCAACATGCCCGATCTGGGAGACCAGTTGGAGCAGCCGTCCGAAGGCAGCCTGGTGAATGAGACGGACTGCACTGAGCTGTCCAGTCAGAACAGCCCTTTACATACGGAGGACCAATCACAGCTGTCATACGCCGATGCCACACCCCAAGAAGAGGAGCAGTCAGAGCTTCCCTGTGATTGCGAGCACACTCTCCACCTCGAGAACTTTTCCGAGTCAGCCAATGAACATGGCTTGGCCAAAAATGAGGAACTACCATGCGAAGGTCGTCCTTCAGACACTGAGAATCAGCCTGAATGA